One stretch of Rhizoctonia solani chromosome 8, complete sequence DNA includes these proteins:
- a CDS encoding Sec7 guanine nucleotide exchange factor gives MPFSAFSGGWNSKFRMQLNSNYSKSSLNVSAAPDSVSSSVYHDGLSRAQGTASELNIDQPPRMRRSRSKTSRAFSFNEFAQLSHDSHYLAEPGTGRANMKSPSNGSAESFHTASAGSTVSRGSHIEDTTQAIAVPGSEDTAKAFAERAWQEDPSFVEREKLVEWLGSPSEIRHQALAYYIAHFEFGGSDIDDAIRQLCNKLYIKGETQQIDRVLEAFSEHYVTQNGASIWRIADIVHVVSFAIILLNTDLQAAELNSHITSSRFVENTIEAVRAQLQQDGTLNSPLSNDSLAPDPLPDIDEGGQIHSPTSPSGKSASPAVNIDRRPSNRGSRISSIGSLGLGTRDSWVVTQPSDAGEPQFSERWFIDVSRELSAIYNRIRAKPILQISRHDDVTTSPQSKSNTGLLKRGSAKLYHSLRGESPYGQPSPSTSGASFVSALGHRVSSSMSSLPQFLGITSNQSLQSSASNDPSKSADSRWAKSGPLLWKSMKPTAGRIAKPKRWLSVIATVRNSIFDMSGPAPPGNSGAAGRRLGALSLLHTLAIEVPAPKGTKVRSFGLTLASGETHVFEIQSSGGVFSKSKSKGGADPDAEVSAWVRACNYHAARYSRAPLPDAVTNVEYGWNGVAEVDDDQDSTNGRTRNVLIDDWVAPNLPAMEAQTDVETQLEVWNKQVDMCNLEFAEHGELRGKMMSLYRQGSAQAQKALSNWEKKAQYLLTEIVKYETYAEILRSTELAP, from the exons ATGCCATTCTCTGCCTTCAGTGGTGGTTGGAACTCCAAATTTAGGATGCAACTCAACTCAAACTATAGCAAGTCAAGCTTAAACGTTTCAGCAGCGCCTGATAGTGTAAGCTCTTCGGTCTATCACGATGGACTCTCGCGGGCCCAGGGCACAGCGAGCGAGCTTAACATTGACCAGCCGCCCAGGATGCGGCGTTCAAGGTCTAAAACATCACGTGCGTTCAGCTTTAACGAGTTCGCGCAACTATCTCATGATTCCCACTACTTGGCAGAACCAGGAACAGGTCGTGCAAATATGAAGTCACCATCGAATGGATCAGCGGAGTCGTTCCATACCGCCAGTGCGGGATCCACTGTTTCCAGAGGATCTCATATCGAAGATACAACCCAAGCCATAGCAGTACCAGGTAGCGAAGATACTGCCAAAGCGTTCGCCGAGCGAGCATGGCAAGAAGACCCCAGTTTTGTTGAGCGAGAGAAGTTGGTTGAATGGCTTGGATCTCC GTCTGAGATTAGGCATCAAGCTTTGGCCTATTACATCGCCCATTTTGAGTTTGGTGGATCTGATATTGATGATGCCATACG GCAACTATGTAACAAACTATATATTAAAGGAGAAACTCAGCAAATAGACCGAGTGCTGGAGGCTTTTAGTGAACATTACGTGACTCAAAATGGTGCTTCTATCTGGCGCATAGCAG ATATTGTACATGTAGTGTCTTTCGCGATCATCCTCCTCAATACGGACCTTCAAGCAGCTGAACTCAACTCGCACATCACAAGCTCTCGATTTGTTGAGAATACGATTGAAGCTGTCCGAGCCCAACTGCAACAGGATGGCACATTGAATAGCCCTCTATCAAACGACTCTTTGGCTCCCGATCCTCTACCAGATATTGATGAAGGCGGACAAATTCATTCCCCTACTTCACCATCCGGCAAGTCTGCGTCACCTGCCGTGAACATCGATCGACGACCTTCCAACCGAGGTAGTCGAATCAGTAGTATAGGCAGTCTTGGGTTAGGTACAAGGGATAGCTGGGTAGTAACACAGCCATCGGATGCAGGGGAGCCTCAGTTTAGCGAACGGTGGTTCATCGATGTTTCACGCGAGCTATCA GCTATCTATAATCGTATACGAGCGAAGCCCATCCTTCAAATAAGTAGACATGACGATGTTACAACTTCTCCCCAATCCAAATCCAATACTGGGTTGCTCAAACGTGGAAGCGCTAAGCTGTATCACTCATTGCGAGGTGAAAGCCCATATGGACAACCCTCTCCTTCTACGTCTGGGGCTAGTTTTGTATCGGCCCTTGGACAC CGGGTGTCTTCGTCCATGTCTTCACTTCCTCAATTCCTAGGTATTACCTCCAACCAATCGCTTCAGTCATCTGCAAGTAACGACCCAAGCAAGTCGGCTGATTCTCGTTGGGCAAAGTCTGGACCTCTGTTATGGAAATCGATGAAACCAACCGCGGGAAGGATCGCGAAGCCAAAAAGATGGCTGAGTGTTATAGCCACTGTACGAAATAGCATTTTCGACATGAGTGGCCCAGCGCCACCTGGGAATAGC GGTGCAGCTGGTCGTCGACTCGGAGCCCTTTCGCTTCTACATACTCTTGCTATCGAAGTTCCCGCTCCTAAAGGTACAAAAGTCCGAAGCTTTGGACTTACGCTTGCATCTGGGGAGACACACGTTTTTGAAATCCAATCCTCTGGAGGGGTCTTCAGCAaatccaagtccaagggtGGAGCAGATCCCGATGCGGAGGTTTCAGCATGGGTGCGTGCCTGCAACTATCATGCGGCACGTTATAGCCGTGCCCCATTGCCTGACGCTGTTACCAATGTTGAGTACGGGTGGAATGGAGTTGCCGAGGTTGATGATGATCAAGATAGCACCAACGGTCGTACCCGTAACGTGCTGATTGACGATTGGGTTGCGCCCAATTTGCCGGCCATGGAAGCACAAACCGATGTTGAAACTCAACTTGAAGTATGGAACAAGCAAGTTGACATGTGTAATCTTGAATTTGCTGAACATGGCGAGCTGAGAGGAAAGATGATGAGTTTG TACCGCCAGGGTAGCGCACAGGCGCAGAAGGCGCTAAGCAACTGGGAGAAGAAAGCACAATATCTTCTCACTGAGATAGTAAAGTACGAAACCTATGCGGAGATTTTAAGAAGTACGGAACTCGCCCCCTAG
- a CDS encoding SET domain-containing protein yields MLTAPAGHDVFAKNEIPAGTKVLSCPFSMAITAPQSKDALVALFQGDGASPLRVIDQWSERQTVSLPSMLKHKPYLDMLPPSRILLTTMYFSQQEIDLLKGSNLYQATITRNQEWRTEWQSCAQGLSTLDLELGLALTWDHYLQAATHLSSRAFPSTILSNTPSNVSSKLSHAVLLPGIDSLNHKRAIPVSWVANVSEPTTSSTLDLLIHERVPAGMECFNNYGPKPNSELMLGYGFALPLNPDDTILLSLATSNTSQSSMVEIGRDAKNAEHLWKLVIYKISELGGDEGPVNDWEIELEAAETIMSLTEQRMERLPDVTGAGDIDVRQQVLEMIEYYLEGQKAILTSLIQWAQAKRISARDKALAEGIELVLDEDEDEDEDEE; encoded by the exons ATGTTGACAGCACCCGCCGGTCATGACGTGTTCGCAAAAAACGAAATACCTGCTGGTACTAAAGTCTTGTCATGTCCCTTTAGTATGGCCATCACCGCACCTCAATCCAAGGATGCTCTGGTCGCATTGTTTCAAGGCGATGGTGCTAGCCCTTTGAGGGTCATTGATCAATGGAGCGAGCGCCAAACAGT TTCACTCCCGTCTATGCTAAAGCACAAGCCATATCTTGATATGCTCCCGCCTTCCAGGATACTCCTTACAACAATGTATTTTTCGCAGCAAGAAATCGATCTCTTGAAGGGATCAAACTTGTACCAGGCGACAATAACGAGAAATCAAGAATGGCGAACAGAATGGCAGTCCTGTGCGCAGGGGCTGTCAACTCTAGATCTAGAGTTAGGTTTGGCGCTTACTTG GGATCACTACCTTCAAGCTGCTACTCACCTCTCTTCTCGTGCATTCCCGTCGACCATCTTGTCCAACACTCCTTCCAACGTTTCATCGAAACTGTCTCACGCCGTACTCCTACCTGGAATCGATAGCTTGAACCACAAACGCGCTATACCCGTCTCTTGGGTTGCCAACGTCTCGGAACCGACAACCTCTTCGACGCTAGACCTGCTAATTCATGAGAGGGTCCCAGCTGGAATGGAATGTTTCAATAATTACGGTCCTAAACCTAATTCAGAGTTGATGCTAGGCTATGGTTTTGCGTTACCTTTAAATCCGGACGATACCATACTATTGTCTTTGGCGACTTCAAACACATCGCAGAGCAGCATGGTCGAGATCGGACGGGACGCAAAGAATGCAGAACACCTCTGGAAGTTGGTCATTTACAAAATATCAGAACTTGGTGGCGACGAAGGGCCTGTGAATGATTGGGAAATTGAGTTGGAGGCCGCCGAAACTATTATGAGTTTGACTGAACAACGAATGGAAAGGCTTCCCGATGTAACTGGAGCGGGAGATATTGATGTTAGACAGCAAGTGCTAGAAATGATTGAGTATTACCTGGAAG GTCAGAAGGCGATCTTGACAAGTTTGATTCAATGGGCACAGGCCAAACGAATCAGTGCTCGGGACAAGGCTCTGGCTGAAGGGATCGAGTTGGTTctggatgaggatgaggatgaggatgaggatgaggagtAA
- a CDS encoding glycoside hydrolase family 88 protein, translating into MMNLPLLFSAAELTGNQTFINMAISHANKTTDNHIRSDGSTYQVVAYNETTGTVIRRYAVQGYSDNSTWTRGQAWGIYGFAKMFNYTTQSQYLETSRRMANVFLARLPSSGVPPYDFGAPASNRPADTSAAMIAAEGLFILAEAEAYSKNATGAKYYKAQGVKLLINNFKFAFKSTWDSILSNGTSNAPQNNQNTGLVYGDYYALQAGNTMLKLGLASC; encoded by the exons ATGATGAATTTGCCG CTACTATTCTCTGCGGCAGAGTTGACTGGAAACCAGACATTCATCAACATGGCTATCAGTCACGCCAACAAGACCACCGATAATCACATTCGTTCTGATG GTTCTACGTATCAAGTCGTAGCATACAACGAAACTACAGGTACAGTAATCAGGCGCTACGCTGTACAAGGCTACTCAGATAATAGCACCTGGACGCGAG GCCAAGCTTGGGGGATATATGGATTCGCCAAGA TGttcaactataccacccaatCACAGTATTTGGAGACATCCCGACGAATGGCGAATGTGTTTTTAGCACGCCTTCCTTCGAGTGGCGTCCCACCCTA CGATTTTGGTGCACCCGCATCTAACCGACCAGCCGACACTTCTGCTGCAATGATTGCCGCTGAAGGACTGTTCATTTTGGCAGAGGCTGAAGCCTAT AGTAAAAACGCGACGGGCGCCAAGTACTATAAAGCGCAAGGAGTAAAG CTTTTGATCAATAACTTCAAATTTGCGTTCAAATCGACTTGGGACAGTATTTTGAGCAATGGTACTTCTAACGCCCctcagaataatcaaaatacCGGTTTGGTCTATGGAGATTACTATGCTCTACAG GCCGGGAACACCATGCTGAAACTTGGCCTAGCTTCATGCTGA
- a CDS encoding HIT domain-containing protein — MQRCLFSSFDVTRQAFIQSKLSFGIVNLKPIVPGHVLVVPYRVVPRLSDLAAEEIADLFYTVQKVGGVVQQEYKAEGLTIACQDGPAAGQTVPHVHVHVIPRRFTDFNGDNDRVYPILEAAEGELPSQLKVMGEGRAPEPIKVDNEGRTPRTVEDMETEAVRLRGLFSN, encoded by the exons ATGCAGCGTTGTCTTTTCTCTTCTTTCGATGTGACGCGTCAAGCATTTATCCAAAGTAAGCTTAGCTTTGGAATTGTCAACCTCAAACCTATTGTGCCGGGTC ATGTTCTTGTCGTTCCATACCGGGTTGTTCCTCGTTTGAGCGATCTGGCCGCCGAAGAAATAGCCGATTTATTCTATACAGTCCAAAAGGTTGGAGGCGTAGTTCAACAGGAGTACAAAGCTGAAGGATTGACAATTGCCTGCCAA GATGGCCCTGCTGCCGGCCAAACAGTTCCCCATGTGCACGTGCATGTCATTCCCCGACGCTTTACTGATTTTAACGGTGACAATGATCGAGTATACCCGATATTGGAAGCGGCTGAAGGGGAATTGCCCAGCCAACTAAAAGTAATGGGCGAAGGTAGAGCCCCAGAGCCAATAAAGGTTGACAATGAGGGGCGAACCCCACGTACGGTTGAAGATATGGAAACAGAAGCCGTTCGGCTTCGTGGCCTTTTCTCCAACTGA
- a CDS encoding HIT domain-containing protein, which yields MASLLALGYSMLVQPQETEEKSGADAPATEDNTHKPDAHVPAPNPSAPTKSLPRPPSSFKELPKPPDGESSSKPSRRPSVRRSSSKLDGDSQSAARKYSSKESKRQKVHSSSKELDEQYAKQMAKVAKLMRKMARAEQREKNARWKAAMQDITLAREAGIDPQKEKVGWDDDSDDEGTAGANDNTLKKPVTDLSTKPADADAPPPESGDTLARFIHAMFSSINPFEEAHAESKDDANEVTAGAPEPTGDQEKPSSKNGKDPQADAEVLRLLSSASTMNQTTRPRGSDGVESEKRRSVWNVLDRLTPGKPKGAGSSEEGSVMLSAPLFVTENSKVTVAQSEMKTIEEHESDTEDAKPSGSKFANLVTRMGMDGMFGKKKKKDGEDEEEEKGVDPEVMAEVEVEVEPEQPKTKEVRVWRPSADGISLQCSWWGYRIYLPPAVIAVLNDQKLEAANRAAIVTTALQWIIDHIPAAALGPQVGLVVSLIRGIIPAMGYIGGFVAWSWNTIIGFDQGDGVVLSATWLLPIALIPSAWDVEPVGNPTKAIEPEPEPEPEPTLEPEPVPKPTHKPELKEESKSKSKSKAKAKLGSKDESEIEPKLAKPSHSRSASMAKSMPALERSASVKSSSSSTKEKKAERKVLERSVTSPMLVPKRPAPPPKQPSLAGPLPTPPSSVPRPSSSTKSHSHSYSQSHSQSQFHPHTRSHTHSYSHSNASTPPVTKVKEPKSESDRPALKKSTSKLGLNIVWSEKPVNEEPKEEVETESMKMRNFKLPMPDITWEHERKAAEAEAAAKLAAEQEARAAAKSKLKNKYAQALREEMSKDKAPPAAAGWSLLS from the exons ATGGCTTCCTTGCTAGCTTTAGGTTATTCGATGCTCGTGCAACCGCAGGAAACCGAGGAAAAGAGTGGCGCCGATGCTCCTGCAACCGAAGACAATACACACAAACCCGATGCACACGTCCCTGCTCCTAATCCTTCGGCTCCTACCAAGAGCCTCCCTCGTCCCCCCAGCTCTTTCAAGGAGCTACCCAAACCTCCCGATGGCGAATCTTCAAGTAAACCTTCTCGCCGTCCCTCTGTTCGCCGATCCTCCTCCAAACTCGATGGAGATAGTCAATCAGCTGCTCGGAAATACTCTTCCAAAGAATCCAAACGACAGAAAGTCCATTCTAGTAGCAAGGAACTTGACGAACAATACGCGAAACAGATGGCCAAGGTCGCTAAACTCATGCGTAAAATGGCGCGTGCGGAGCAACGGGAGAAAAATGCGCGCTGGAAGGCAGCCATGCAAGATATCACGCTGGCTCGCGAAGCGGGAATCGATCCTCAGAAGGAAAAGGTTGGGTGGGACGATGATAGTGATGATGAAGGAACAGCCGGCGCAAACGATAATACGTTGAAAAAGCCAGTGACCGACTTGTCGACCAAGCCTGCCGACGCGGATGCTCCACCTCCAGAGTCCGGTGATACTCTCGCTCGCTTCATTCACGCCATGTTCTCCTCCATAAACCCATTTGAGGAAGCTCACGCCGAATCGAAAGATGACGCCAACGAAGTTACCGCTGGCGCTCCAGAGCCCACTGGGGACCAAGAGAAGCCCTCATCGAAGAATGGCAAGGATCCACAAGCCGATGCTGAAGTCCTCCGTCTCCTCTCATCCGCGTCAACCATGAATCAGACCACCCGACCCCGTGGCAGCGATGGCGTAGAAAGCGAAAAACGACGGTCGGTTTGGAACGTGCTTGACCGCCTTACTCCCGGGAAACCAAAGGGGGCTGGCTCATCTGAGGAAGGAAGCGTCATGCTCAGTGCCCCCTTGTTTGTAACCGAGAACTCTAAAGTCACGGTTGCTCAGTCCGAGATGAAAACGATAGAGGAACACGAATCAGACACGGAGGATGCCAAACCTAGTGGATCCAAATTTGCTAATCTGGTCACCCGAATGGGTATGGATGGTATGTtcgggaagaagaagaagaaagatggtgaagatgaggaagaagaaaaggGCGTCGATCCAGAGGTAATGGCAgaggtcgaggtcgaggtTGAACCCGAGCAACCGAAAACCAAGGAAGTTCGTGTTTGGAGACCGAGTGCAGATGGCATTTCCTTGCAATGTTCGTGGTGGGGATATCGCAT CTATTTGCCTCCAGCCGTGATTGCTGTGCTGAACGATCAGAAGCTCGAGGCTGCTAATCGCGCTGCGATAGTTACAACAGCGTTACAATGGATCATTGACCATATTCCTGCGGCTGCGCTTGGCCCACAAGTTGGTCTCGTGGTGTCCCTAATCCGCGGCATCATTCCCGCTATGGGGTATATTG GTGGTTTCGTCGCGTGGTCTTGGAACACGATTATTGGATTCGACCAGGGGGATGGGGTCGTCCTTAGTGCAACTTGGTTGCTGCCGATTGCATTGATCCCGAGTGCTTGGGATGTTGAGCCAGTAGGAAATCCTACAAAAGCAATTGAACCGGAACCAGAACCGGAACCAGAGCCCACACTTGAACCTGAGCCTGTACCCAAACCTACACACAAACCCGAGCTTAAAGAagagtccaagtccaagtccaagtccaaagccaaagccaagTTGGGATCCAAGGATGAATCCGAGATCGAACCCAAATTGGCCAAACCGAGTCACTCCCGATCTGCATCGATGGCTAAGTCCATGCCGGCTCTCGAACGAAGCGCCTCCGTCAAATCGTCATCTTCAAGTACAAAAGAGAAGAAAGCGGAGAGGAAAGTCCTGGAGAGATCTGTCACCTCTCCTATGCTCGTTCCAAAGCGGCCTGCTCCCCCACCGAAGCAGCCGTCCTTAGCTGGCCCTCTGCCGACACCACCTTCTTCTGTCCCTCGTCCTTCAAGCAGCACCAAGTCTCATTCCCACTCGTACTCTCAATCTCACTCTCAATCTCAATTCCACCCACACACGCGTTCTCACACGCACTCTTACTCGCATTCAAATGCGTCCACTCCTCCTGTGACCAAAGTGAAGGAGCCAAAATCGGAGAGTGATCGGCCTGCACTGAAGAAAAGCACGAGCAAACTTGGACTCAACATCGTATGGTCGGAAAAACCAGTAAACGAAGAGCCCAAGGAGGAAGTAGAGACCGAGAGCATGAAGATGAGAAACTTCAAGTTACCTATGCCAGATATCACTTGGGAACACGAGCGCAAAGCCGCCGAAGCGGAAGCTGCGGCGAAGCTTGCGGCCGAACAGGAAGCCCGGGCAGCGGCCAAGAGCAAGCTCAAGAACAAGTATGCTCAAGCATTGCGTGAGGAAATGTCAAAGGACAAGGCACCCCCCGCAGCTGCCGGATGGTCGCTCCTTTCTTAG
- a CDS encoding aminotransferase class-III protein, translated as MAKGKSSNPADAFRKAQRAKELKKGARETATLKKDTGGLETEIHELEDIGEEKLSSTQKDRLKELRTEVARIRKIKQDYVKAHPEQSHLVRGLEPRARRPEGTAATNAGGSQATPAVRTVFGKNGLPLHPERSIYYDPVLNPYGMPPPGMSYVERALLPHEIEEDHGIQADPEREVSDEDSMMDSVHSDLDEEDSDDDDIVLPAGPPPSDLKHQSSDSDSEDSDNDIPMPPGPPPPKAPPPLPTGLPPTGPSFPPNAQYGIPFPPFPPNAAPHAQVHQHAPPPPPGFPTTLYSTYTTPLVQPVPYPQQMVGRELKARDRQFAEAVRAVQDPLSNIPHVTYQAHQAQRHQPPLSSSTGGQHMALQHGLPPKPSNVPQTIASATVSAEPELRDLKKEATAFVPTSMRRATKKGPNNSAASGLQINAAPDEGGDQSRLPAEPRKDLMSVLGSQLGAKDKRTSGSNTTGQGKDDYEKFLAEVVSYQHSTDHIFTSNPLPHPKVAADSMSPTALPTESDGISNISSQATKQGVPASVSNLTGKSSILHRTPWHPPVAVTAQGPYITLKDGRQVIDGVGGAAVSCIGNGHPAVVKAVQEQVEKMAYVYNAQLSNEPAEELAKTLVEGSNGAFEQVGFVSGGSEAVEAMIKLARQYWFEKKEPKRTNFIARQLSFHGNTVSTLALGGHPSRRVPYEDVLDHQNFHHVSPAYYRHYAREGESEEDYVQRLKEELDAKFQELGGDTVVGFVAETVVGATTGCVPAPKGYFRACREVCDKYGALFMLDEVMSGMGRMGTLHAWESFGDGMAPDLQSVAKGLGGGFASIGAVLVSPRVVKGISDGSGYWLHGHTYQAHPIASAASLAVQRVIASENLLALCRQRGAELEKLLKERLRGPEARAAPYISDIRGGGLFWGVEFDIPDAELPRINTRYQLSTGSGQNLPNNRRFGTLLQDMTMDKGLIAIAMTGSVDGKRGDHLILAPPYNVTQEELELIVDRAVESVERLLFD; from the exons ATGGCCAAAGGAAAGAGTTCTAACCCGGCTGATGCATTCA GGAAGGCTCAACGGGCAAAGGAGCTGAAGAAGGGGG CCCGAGAGACTGCAACCCTCAAAAAAGACACTGGTG GCCTCGAAACAGAAATCCATGAACTAGAAGACATTGGAGAGGAAAAACTTAGTTCTACCCAAAAAGACCGGCTGAAGGAGTTGAGAACTGAAGTCGCGCGTATCCGCAAGATAAAGCAAGATTATGTCAAAGCACATCCAGAGCAGAGTCACTTGGTGCGTGGACTGGAACCACGAGCTCGTCGGCCAGAGGGAACAGCGGCTACGAATGCAG GCGGCTCTCAGGCTACACCAGCCGTACGAACTGTCTTTGGGAAGAACGGCCTTCCGCTTCACCCTGAACGCAGCATCTACTATGACCCCGTACTCAATCCATACGGCATGCCTCCTCCTGGTATGTCGTATGTTGAACGAG CTCTATTGCCCCATGAAATAGAGGAAGATCATGGGATACAAGCAGACCCAGAAAGGGAAGTGTCAGATGAGGACTCGATGATGGACTCAGTTCACAGCGATCTAGATGAAG AAGATTCGGATGATGACGATATCGTCCTTCCAGCCGGCCCTCCTCCAAGCGACCTCAAGCACCAATCCTCCGATTCTGATTCTGAGGATTCAGACAACGATATCCCGATGCCACCTGGCCCACCGCCTCCTAAGGCACCACCGCCTCTACCAACAGGCCTTCCTCCCACAGGGCCATCTTTTCCTCCGAACGCACAGTATGGCATCCCCTTTCCGCCATTTCCACCCAATGCCGCTCCACATGCTCAAGTGCATCAGCATGCCCCCCCTCCACCACCTGGTTTCCCAACGACATTGTATTCCACATACACTACGCCACTTGTACAACCAGTTCCTTATCCTCAACAAATGGTGGGGCGGGAGCTGAAAGCTCGTGATCGACAATTCGCAGAAGCAGTGCGAGCTGTACAAGATCCACTCTCCAATATTCCCCACGTAACCTATCAGGCCCATCAAGCACAAAGGCATCAACCTCCCCTCTCGTCATCTACAGGAGGTCAACACATGGCGTTGCAACACGGGCTCCCTCCCAAGCCGAGCAACGTCCCACAAACAATTGCTTCGGCTACTGTTTCGGCTGAGCCAGAGCTACGCGACCTTAAGAAGGAAGCAACTGCCTTTGTACCGACTTCTATGAGGCGGGCGACTAAAAAAGGCCCAAACAATAGCGCAGCATCGGGCCTTCAGATCAATGCTGCTCCCGATGAGGGTGGCGATCAAAGTAGGCTGCCAGCTGAGCCTCGAAAGGACCTCATGAGCGTGTTAGGGAGTCAGTTAGGGGCCAAAGACAAGCGTACTTCCGGATCGAACACCACGGGGCAAGGCAAGGATGATTATGAAAAGTTCTTGGCTGAGGTCG TAAGTTATCAGCACAGCACAGATCACATA TTCACCTCAAACCCACTACCCCACCCAAAGGTCGCTGCTGACTCCATGTCCCCAACTGCACTCCCCACCGAGTCGGACGGAATTTCAAACATATCCTCACAAGCTACAAAGCAAGGTGTTCCTGCCAGCGTTTCCAATTTAACTGGCAAGAGTTCAATCTTGCACCGTACTCCATGGCATCCCCCAGTTGCTGTTACTGCGCAAG GACCTTATATCACTCTAAAGGACGGTCGACAAGTAATTGATGGCGTAGGAGGTGCCGCTGTTAGTTGCATAGGCAACGGTCATCCTGCTGTGGTAAAAGCTGTCCAGGAACAAGTTGAGAAAATGGCCT ATGTATATAACGCACAACTCTCGAATGAGCCGGCCGAGGAGTTGGCGAAAACTTTAGTTGAAGGATCGAATGGAGCGTTCGAGCAAGTTGGATTTGTGTCAGGAG GATCCGAGGCTGTTGAAGCTATGATAAAACTAGCCCGCCAGTACTGGTTTGAGAAGAAGGAGCCCAAGCGAACTAATTTCATTGCGCGTCAACTATCGTTCCATGGAAATACTGTTTCAACGCTGGCACTGGGTGGACACCCATCGAGAAGAGTTCCGTACGAAGACGTCTTGGACCACCAAAATTTCCATCACGTTAGTCCAGCATACTATCGGCATTATGCCCGCGAGGGCGAGAGCGAGGAGGATTACGTGCAACGACTTAAAGAAGAGCTGGATGCGAAATTCCAGGAGCTTGGTGGAGATACGGTCGTTGGGT TCGTCGCCGAAACAGTCGTAGGCGCCACTACCGGGTGCGTTCCTGCGCCCAAGGGTTACTTTAGAGCATGCCGAGAGGTGTGCGACAAGTATGGAGCCCTCTTCATGTTAGACGAAGTTATGAGCGGGATGGGTC GTATGGGTACACTGCACGCATGGGAGAGCTTTGGAGATGGTATGGCACCAGATCTTCAGTCTGTAGCCAAGGGCCTAGGTGGAGG GTTCGCTTCTATCGGTGCCGTTCTGGTTTCTCCTCGGGTCGTAAAAGGAATTAGCGACGGAAGCGGGTACTG GCTTCATGGACATACCTATCAGGCGCATCCGATTGCATCGGCTGCTTCTTTGGCAGTTCAACGCGTGATCGCGTCCGAAAATTTGCTCGCTCTTTGCCGTCAGCGGGGCGCCGAGCTAGAAAAGCTTCTAAAAGAAAGGCTTAGAGGACCTGAAGCTCGTGCCGCGCCGTATATTTCTGACATCCGAGGCGGTGGCTTATTCTGGGGGGTTGAATTCGATATACCAGACGCCGAATTACCACGGATCAATACGAGATACCAACTCTCGACAGGTTCTGGGCAAAATCTTCCTAATAATCGCCGGTTTGGCACTCTACTCCAAGATATGACCATGGATAAGGGTCTTATCGCTATTGCAATGACTGGATCTGTGGACGGGAAGCGCGGTGATCACTTGATTCTGGCGCCGCCTTATAACGTTACCCAAGAAGAGCTTGAGCTCATTGTAGATCGTGCAGTTGAAAGCGTAGAAAGGCTTTTGTTCGACTAA